One part of the Sebastes fasciatus isolate fSebFas1 chromosome 8, fSebFas1.pri, whole genome shotgun sequence genome encodes these proteins:
- the LOC141773096 gene encoding piezo-type mechanosensitive ion channel component 2, whose product MTGVVRTNSSDPHNLGLHPHISWPDFVNPLVLLLLYYTLVALLHKWVNITEEDTVVDDEEEECESPAESPEAPPSFSRVIYISGDKQELLSSTDDETYLPDEPMILMAGSSWKDVSINDLGSLLGGAGYSNCYAPPQYEGKDSPSHETEGEGEIREKSEEDLKTLTETSPPPSGPSGMVIFGRLVQKHSYVSALIIMMVWSITYNNWLTFALLVWSCIIWMMRDRRRYAMMSAPFLAVYGSVLLVLGFLSGLRLSRAELYPGLPPTVIVDFDLNSYHPAPCVHLGAKVFYCFSFWLMFRQQLKERQEEQSLKEESLDEVKVVPPEESPPSPLVAMLISGVKGTLVKYWILFCCSMFFVVSFSGKVVVYKILYIVLFLFCVVLFQIRYDVWRRVLKIFWAVVVGYSMVVLIAVYMYQFRSVSGMLTQIMGMSEEGLRDVGLERFNTVELFARILLPAAFLLACILQLHYFNSDFLTLTDLDNVPVRQASREEELKSSVNVISETIKENIEKFQKRLVKEQMGSGKSQETLDSVGLQSSSEKGAEELEETPEEETLLSSPEDKWVVIVDRSSMLLIQALSGLQRLQEQCWRLMELHSLKIVSSGIIWVSLQEVSLMNSLFLVLWVFALPFPRLRPAASSISAAWACVMVVCKMFYQLKVIKPLDYSSNCTAGLAPYNSSGLDDGAEMSGNMVELLRRSILYIDPVDPVYWCGALRKCEGRILPCLRNHLMILGLLVFEAIVHRHQLYFRLHNDVRAPPFSIIFHGITRQHLDHGILPCIKYYINFCFYKFGLEISLIVAVNVIGQRMDFYALLHSCALLAVLSRRRRKAIGEVWPKYCCFTAGLMVLQYLLCIGIPPAVCVDYPWRTAAQPLTSNVIKWFYMPDFAMRPNPLFIFYDHLLLLCSSLQWQVFEEENRAAVRLLAGDNVEISRSLDPCSFNKFIPVDNFLHCRCYLDMVKVFVFSYFFWLVLCLIFITGTTRINIFCLGYLVACFYFMLFGGSVLMQPVRYILRLWDWLIGYTCFVIAMKNLLSLGSCAYLESLLKNCCWLIQAFSMFCTIKGYDVPAPDAECELPEGEAGIVWDAICFTVLLAQRRVFLSYYFLYVVSDLKSSKILASRGAELFEARVKKQVAARLEEEKKSVLTLKKQMEKIKSKQKGGPAAAGKPALPADQEQVTLDDDEKAKKDAGKWWKPWVSKPGVENNCGYHLFESDSEEEEEDVTEKKVEEPPPPKKKSAFQLAHDAWVNSSKSALKDLKKEKKKIKKEEKKRAKRELQRQQGIDREDSSEDELDESTVEEEVEEGKENIVHRVINTVKFSFVFIKSLLDDLTGGLNAFCKETLDISKVLRFERALLSQQQKKGKEVSQESVKQFYENWLSRQNTLLSQDDPDDNLPPPPSPSDVPSSRHAYAKLKNQASKVSWGSSFSSCMTDETLLMSRQPTQEELDDPPAVSPAADQLRRRLLKTANIDLTSFENVDLSPSCEDGAPQKEIHEQEEEEEEDIEGETKREREQEEEEEEDIEVETEQEREQEEEEEEDIEVETKREREQEEEEEEDIEVETKREREQEETEEKEQREEYREVEREEPNEEPLLREEDECADYPECTSLRFRDSDGEKSLDLAESPRPLSEETRNLTASELLLNNMFENDEIFESDKFFVTLPRPLKLLFALYNTMVSKSEMLCYFVIILNHIVTASFLSLILPILIFLWAMLSVPRPSKRFWMTAIIYTELTVVVKYFFQFGFFPWTTSAYRGMNAERPFALPNIIGVEKKDGYVLFDLIQLLALFFHRSILKCHGLWDNKEVEMPDFFKKMKKKVDKKKMSGGDRTGRKDKTQRRLKFLPLQASTTSMFRRRKKGDSPESDEVKPKKQHSRKRSRQQNKAPLTRKQRIRQLIKERMLQTKAAVIEVGLHIYLPIRQFFYDIIHPDFSPVCDVYALMFLIDVVNFIVTIYGYSAFGKYSAGVDITESLSEDQVPEAFLVMLLMQFGTMIVDRALYLKKSLMGKCVFQVVLVFGIHFWMFFILPGVTERRFNRNGIAQLWYFVKCIYFGLSAYQIKCGYPNRILGNFLTKNYNYLNLFLFQGFRLVPFLTELRAVMDWVWTDTTLSLSSWICVEDIYANIFILKCWRESEQKYPHTPGQKKKKVVKYGMGGFIIFALISIIWFPLLFMSLVQSAAGVTNQPVDVSIQLSIAGYEPLFTMSAQEQNLVPYTNAGFDRLTKVYATNPSAMQFIMNYEAEDIVVAKIKSDASLLWSISPASRAAMIQELSNSSHIYMTLRWTLLRDPSISMNAETVGEHTVKFEDNALREGIVHMLNGNRSEPVLIDSLLPKFLRGNKGPESKMATRMKAEPSDRPDSQALSFFRPMLVKLQEANGGSEKRPDQWWMVEECSPVLTLSKYKCDNIEIVVISDKVSPSSLGFLAGHGIVGLYMSVVLVIGKFVREFFNGISRSIMFEELPCVDRVLKLCTDIFVVRETGEMELEETLFEKLIFLYRSPETMIKMTREKKDS is encoded by the exons GTGTGGAGTATCACCTACAACAACTGGCTGACCTTCGCCCTGCTGGTGTGGTCCTGTATCATCTGGATGATGAGAGACCGGCGCCGCTACGCCATGATGTCCGCTCCGTTCCTGGCCGTCTACGGCTccgtgctgctggtgctgggcTTCCTGAGCGGGCTGCGGCTGAGCCGGGCCGAGCTGTACCCGGGTCTACCTCCGACCGTCATAGTGGACTTCGACCTGAACAGCTACCACCCTGCACCCTGCGTCCACCTGGGAGCGAAG GTCTTCTACTGCTTCAGCTTCTGGTTGATGTTTCGTCAGCAGCTgaaggagagacaggaggagcaGAGCTTAAAGGAGGAATCTCTGGATGAAGTCAAAGTCGTGCCAC CGGAGGAAAGTCCGCCATCACCTCTGGTAGCGATGCTGATCTCAGGGGTGAAAGGGACGCTGGTGAAATACTGGATCCTCTTCTGTTGCTCCATGTTCTTTGTGGTCAGCTTCTCTGGAAAG GTGGTCGTCTACAAGATCCTCTACAttgtcctcttcctcttctgtgtTGTCCTCTTCCAG ATCCGTTACGACGTTTGGCGTCGGGTGCTGAAGATTTTCTGGGCGGTGGTGGTGGGTTACTCCATGGTGGTGTTGATCGCCGTCTACATGTACCAGTTCAGAAGTGTGTCTGGGATGTTGACACAGATCATGGGCATGTCGGAGGAAGG TCTTCGTGACGTGGGCTTGGAACGGTTCAACACAGTGGAGCTGTTTGCACGCATCCTTCTTCCTGCTGCGTTCCTGTTGGCTTGTATCCTCCAGCTGCACTACTTCAACTCAGACTTCCTGACTCTCACTGACCTCGACAACGTACCTGTCAGACAGGCTTCCAG AGAAGAAGAGCTCAAGAGTTCAGTCAATGTGATATCTGAGAC cattaaagaaaacattgaaAAGTTCCAGAAAAG ACTTGTCAAGGAGCAAATGGGTTCTGGGAAAAGTCAGGAGACTCTGGACAGCGTCGGACTACAATCCTCCTCGGAGAAAGGAGCTGAGGAGCTCGAGGAGACACCAGAGGAGG AAACTCTCCTCAGCAGTCCTGAGGACAAGTGGGTTGTGATTGTCGACCGGTCGAGCATGCTACTCATTCAGGCTCTGTCGGGACTCCAACGGCTCCAGGAGCAGTGCTGGAGACTGATGGAGCTCCACAGCCTCAAAATCGTGTCCTCCGGCATCATCTGGGTGTCACTGCAAGAG GTTTCTTTGATGAACTCGCTCTTCCTGGTTCTGTGGGTGTTTGCCCTCCCGTTCCCACGGTTACGGCCTGCAGCATCCAGCATCTCTGCTGCGTGGGCCTGCGTCATGGTGGTGTGCAAAATGTTTTACCAGCTCAAAGTCATCAAACCCCTCGATTACTCCTCCAACTGCACAGCT GGCCTGGCGCCGTACAACAGCTCGGGCCTGGATGACGGAGCAGAGATGAGTGGGAACATGGTGGAGCTGCTCAGGAGGTCTATTCTCTACATCGACCCTGTCGACCCCGTCTACTGGTGCGGAGCGCTGCGTAAATGTGAGGGCAGAATCCTCCCCTGTCTCAGG AACCATCTGATGATACTCGGGCTGCTGGTGTTCGAAGCGATCGTCCATCGGCACCAGCTCTACTTCCGTCTCCATAACGACGTGAGGGCCCCGCCCTTCAGCATCATCTTCCACGGCATCACGAGGCAGCACCTGGATCACGGCATCCTGCCCTGCATCAAGTACTACATCAACTTCTGCTTCTACAAATTTGGACTGGAG aTCAGTTTAATCGTGGCGGTCAACGTGATTGGTCAGAGGATGGATTTCTATGCCCTGCTGCATTCCTGCGCCTTATTGGCTGTTCTGTCACGACGACGCAGGAAGGCCATCGGGGAGGTGTGGCCTAAATACTGCTGCTTTACTGCCGGGCTCATGGTGCTGCAGTACCTGCTCTGCATTGGCATCCCTCCCGCAGTCTGTGTTG ATTACCCCTGGAGAACCGCAGCtcaacctttgacctctaatgttATTAAGTGGTTTTACATGCCTGACTTCGCCATGAGACCCAATCCTTTATTCATATTCT acgaccacctcctgctgctctgctcgTCTCTGCAGTGGCAGGTGTTTGAGGAGGAGAACCGAGCGGCGGTGCGACTGCTGGCTGGAGACAACGTTGAGATCAGCCGTAGTCTGGATCCTTGTTCCTTCAACAAGTTCATACCTGTCGATAACTTCCTCCACTGCAG GTGCTACCTCGACATGGTGAAGGTGTTTGTTTTCAGCTATTTCTTCTGGCTGGTGCTGTGCCTCATCTTCATCACCGGCACCACGCGGATCAACATCTTCTGCCTGGGCTACCTGGTGGCCTGTTTCTACTTCATGCTGTTTGGAGGCAGCGTGTTGATGCAGCCCGTCAGATACATCCTGCGACTGTGGGACTGGCTCATCGGATACACCTGCTTTGTGATCGCCATGAAGAACCTGCTGTCT CTCGGTTCTTGTGCCTACCTGGAAAGCCTGTTGAAGAACTGCTGCTGGTTGATTCAGGCTTTCAGCATGTTCTGCACCATCAAAGGCTACGACGTCC CTGCTCCTGACGCTGAGTGCGAGCTGCCGGAGGGCGAGGCCGGCATCGTCTGGGACGCGATCTGTTTCACCGTCCTCCTGGCACAGAGGAGGGTCTTCCTCAGCTACTACTTCCTCTACGTGGTGTCTGACCTCAAGTCTTCTAAGATATTGGCCTCCAG GGGCGCTGAGCTGTTTGAGGCCAGAGTGAAGAAGCAGGTCGCCGCCAGactggaggaagagaagaaatcTGTGCTGACACTGAAGAAACA GATGGAGAAGATCAAATCTAAACAGAAGGGtggaccagcagcagcaggcaaaCCAGCTCTTCCTGCTGATCAGGAGCAGGTGACACTGG ACGACGATGAGAAGGCAAAGAAAGATGCCGGAAAATGGTGGAAGCCGTGGGTGTCTAAGCCTGGAG TGGAAAACAACTGTGGCTACCACCTGTTTGAGAGTGAcagcgaggaggaagaggaggacgttACGGAGAAGAAAGTAGAggaaccaccaccaccaaagaAGAAATCTGCTTTCCAG TTGGCCCACGACGCCTGGGTCAACAGCTCTAAGTCGGCTCTGAAGGAcctgaagaaggagaagaagaaaataaagaaagaggagaagaagagagcaaagagagagctgcagagacAGCAGG GCATTGATAGAGAGGACTCTAGTGAGGATGAACTGGATGAAAGCAccgtggaggaggaggtagaggagggaaAAG AAAACATCGTGCATCGCGTCATTAACACCGTGAAGTTCAGCTTTGTGTTCATTAAGTCCCTCCTAGACGACCTGACGGGGGGTCTGAACGCGTTCTGTAAAGAAACGCTGGACATTTCCAAGGTGCTGCGCTTCGAGCGTGCGTTACTCAGCCAACAGCAGAAGAAG GGTAAAGAGGTGAGCCAGGAGAGCGTGAAGCAGTTTTATGAAAACTGGTTATCCCGTCAGAACACACTTTTATCTCAAGACGACCCCGATGACAacctgcctcctcctccctccccgtCCGACGTCCCCTCCTCACGCCACGCCTACGCCAAGCTGAAGAACCAAGCCTCCAAAGTGTCCTGGGGCAGCAGCTTCTCCAG CTGTATGACAGATGAGACGTTGCTCATGTCCCGGCAGCCGACGCAGGAAGAGCTGGACGATCCCCCCGCTGTGTCGCCTGCTGCTGACCAGCTCAGACGGAGACTCCTGAAAACAGCCAACATCGACCTGACCTCCTTTGAGAATGTTGACCTTTCACCAAg CTGTGAAGATGGCGCCCCTCAAAAGGAAATCCACgaacaagaagaggaggaggaggaggacatcgAGGGTGAGACGAAGCGTGAGCGAgaacaagaagaggaggaggaggaggacatcgAGGTAGAGACGGAACAGGAGCGAgaacaagaagaggaggaggaggaggacatcgAGGTTGAGACGAAACGGGAGCGAgaacaagaagaggaggaggaggaggacatcgAGGTTGAGACGAAACGGGAGAGAGAACAAGAAGAGACAGAGGAAAAGGAACAAAGAGAGGAGTATCgtgaggtggagagagaagagCCGAACGAGGAACCGCTGCTGAGAGAAGAAGATGAATGCGCCGATTACCCAGAATGCACCTCGTTGCGCTTCAGGGACAGTGATGGAGAGAAAAGCCTCGACCTCGCAGAGTCTCCCCGACCTCTGAGTGAGGAAACGAGGAACCTCACTGCCAGCGAGCTGCTGCTAAACAA CATGTTTGAAAATGACGAGATCTTCGAGTCCGATAAGTTTTTCGTGACGCTGCCGAGGCCGCTGAAGCTGCTGTTCGCCCTCTATAACACCATGGTGTCCAAGTCAGAGATGCTGTGCTACTTCGTCATCATCCTCAACCACATCGTGACGGCTTCGTTCCTCTCCCTCATCCTGCccatcctcatcttcctctggGCCATGCTGTCAGTGCCCCGGCCCTCCAAACGCTTCTGGATGACCGCCATCATCTACACAGAG cTGACTGTTGTGGTGAAGTACTTTTTCCAGTTTGGTTTCTTCCCCTGGACCACCTCTGCCTACCGAGGCATGAACGCCGAGCGGCCCTTCGCCCTGCCCAACATCATCGGGGTGGAGAAGAAAGACGGCTACGTCCTCTTCGACCTCATTCAGCTGCTCGCTCTGTTCTTCCACCGCTCTATTCTCAAG TGCCACGGGCTGTGGGACAACAAAGAGGTTGAGATGCCTGATTTTTtcaagaagatgaagaagaaagtcGACAAGAAGAAGATGTCAGGAGGAGATAGGACGGGCAGAAAAGACAAAACTCAACGCCGGTTAAAGTTCCTCCCTCTCCAggcctccaccacctccatgtTCCGTAGACGAAAGAAAGGCGACTCTCCGGAGTCTGATG aGGTGAAGCCCAAGAAGCAGCACAGCAGGAAGAGGAGTCGGCAACAAAACAAGGCTCCGCTGACCAGGAAGCAGAGGATCAGACAGCTGATCAAAGAGAGGATGCTGCAGACCAAAGCTGCCGTCATAGAAGT CGGTCTTCACATTTACTTACCCATAAGACAGTTTTTCTACGACATCATCCACCCGGACTTCAGTCCCGTGTGTGACGTCTACGCCCTCATGTTCCTCATCGATGTGGTCAACTTCATCGTCACCATATATGGATACTCGGCTTTTGGG AAATATTCTGCAGGGGTCGACATCACAGAGTCTCTGTCGGAGGACCAGGTCCCAGAAGCCTTCCTGGTCATGCTGCTCATGCAGTTCGGCACCATGATAGTGGATCGGGCCCTCTACTTGAAGAAGTCCCTGATGGGAAAGTGTGTTTTCCAGGTGGTGCTGGTGTTCGGCATACACTTCTGGATGTTCTTCATCCTCCCCGGGGTCACAGAGAG GAGGTTCAACAGGAACGGGATTGCTCAGCTCTGGTACTTTGTAAAGTGCATCTACTTCGGCCTGTCTGCCTACCAGATCAAATGTGGCTACCCAAACCGCATCCTGGGCAACTTCCTCACCAAGAACTACAACTACCTGaacctcttcctcttccaaGG GTTTCGTCTGGTTCCCTTCCTGACGGAGCTGAGGGCGGTGATGGATTGGGTTTGGACCGAcaccactctgtctctctccagctgGATTTGTGTTGAAGACATCTATGCAAACATATTCATCCTCAAGTGCTGGAGGGAGTCCGAACAA AAATACCCCCACACCCCagggcagaagaagaagaaggtggtgAAATACGGGATGGGAGGATTCATCATCTTCGCTCTCATCAGCATCATCTGGTTCCCGCTCCTCTTCATGTCGCTGGTCCAGTCAGCTGCCGGAGTGACCAATCAGCCGGTGGACGTCTCCATCCAGCTCAGCATCGCAGGATATGAG CCTCTGTTCACCATGAGCGCCCAGGAGCAGAACTTGGTTCCGTACACAAATGCCGGATTCGACCGACTCACCAAAGTATACGCGACCAATCCA TCCGCTATGCAGTTCATCATGAACTACGAGGCGGAGGACATTGTAGTCGCTAAGATCAAGAGTGATGCCAGTCTGCTGTGGAGCATCAGCCCGGCCAGTCGAGCCGCTATGATCCAGGAGCTCAGCAACTCCTCTCATATATACATGACGTTACGCTGGACGCTGCTCAG GGATCCGTCCATATCGATGAACGCAGAGACGGTGGGAGAACACACTGTGAAGTTTGAGGACAACGCCTTGAGGGAAGGGATAGTCCACATGCTCAATGGCAACAGAAGCGAACCTGT GCTCATTGATTCTCTGCTGCCAAAGTTCCTCAGGGGTAACAAAGGACCAGAGTCCAAAATGGCAACCAGGATGAAAGCAG AGCCCTCGGACCGCCCAGATAGCCAGGCGCTGTCCTTCTTCAGGCCCATGTTGGTCAAACTTCAAGAGGCCAACGGAGGGTCAGAGAAAAGGCCCGACCAGTGGTGGATGGTGGAGGAATGCTCCCCAGTTCTCACCTTATCCAAATACAAGTGTGACAACATAGAGATAGTGGTGATCAGTGACAAAGTCAGCCCCTCCAGTCTGGGTTTCCTGGCTGGACACGG CATCGTAGGTCTGTACATGTCGGTGGTGCTGGTCATCGGAAAGTTCGTCAGGGAGTTCTTCAACGGGATCTCCAGGTCCATCATGTTCGAGGAGCTGCCGTGCGTGGACCGCGTCCTCAAGCTCTGCACGGACATTTTCGTGGTCCGGGAGACGGGAGAGATGGAGCTGGAAGAGACGCTGTTTGAGAAACTCATCTTCCTCTACCGATCGCCGGAGACCATGATCAAGATGACCAGAGAGAAGAAGGACAGCTAG
- the atp5f1e gene encoding ATP synthase F(1) complex subunit epsilon, mitochondrial: protein MVAYWRQAGLSYIRFSAICASAVRAAMKPQFQVAAMKAAESNVKVAKPKTA from the exons ATGGTCGCATACTGGAGACAAGCAGGCCTCAg ctACATCCGCTTCTCGGCTATCTGTGCCAGCGCGGTGCGAGCTGCGATGAAGCCGCAGTTCCAGGTCGCCGCGATGAAGGCCGCAGAGTCCAACGTCAAAGTGGCCAAACCTAAAACAGCAT GA